One Candidatus Bathyarchaeia archaeon DNA window includes the following coding sequences:
- the hsp20 gene encoding archaeal heat shock protein Hsp20 translates to MSWDDFPNWFRRRWRMFPFFTGGFFEDIDRMMEEMFKEIQESIPKELVREERLPDGSTVRRVGPIVYGYSMTMGPDGKPIIREFGNVKPSTRPSAFGPPRPGLEVKVEREPLVDTIEEDSTIKVVAEVPGVERDDINLEVAENTLIISVDTASRKYYKEVELPSQVNPESAKASYRNGVLEVTLTKQRARPKGQRIKIE, encoded by the coding sequence ATGTCATGGGATGATTTTCCTAACTGGTTTAGGCGGAGATGGAGAATGTTCCCATTTTTTACAGGTGGGTTCTTCGAGGACATCGACCGAATGATGGAGGAGATGTTCAAGGAGATACAAGAGTCCATACCTAAGGAGTTGGTCAGGGAGGAGAGGTTACCTGACGGAAGTACTGTCCGTAGGGTTGGCCCGATCGTTTATGGGTATTCGATGACCATGGGACCGGATGGGAAGCCGATAATAAGGGAGTTTGGAAACGTTAAGCCGTCCACCAGGCCAAGCGCCTTTGGGCCTCCTAGGCCCGGCTTGGAAGTGAAGGTGGAGCGTGAACCCCTCGTGGACACCATAGAGGAGGACAGCACGATAAAGGTAGTGGCTGAGGTTCCAGGCGTGGAGAGAGACGACATAAACTTGGAGGTCGCTGAAAACACCCTAATAATCTCAGTGGACACAGCGAGTAGAAAATACTATAAGGAGGTCGAGTTGCCATCTCAAGTTAATCCTGAAAGCGCCAAAGCCTCCTACAGGAACGGCGTCCTAGAAGTAACCCTGACAAAGCAACGGGCTCGGCCAAAAGGTCAAAGAATAAAGATCGAATAA
- a CDS encoding 4Fe-4S binding protein, protein MKAELRFNNRIVTKPLISTIAIRENSPINILWADINDKGGKVLVEIPDIRAEAILRAFEQEGVKVVKRLLIEVNERCISCGHCVTLCPTKALLLDEYYTLKVDEENCVQCRRCVDACPMRAITLPP, encoded by the coding sequence TTGAAGGCTGAGCTAAGGTTTAACAACAGAATTGTAACAAAGCCTCTGATCTCGACGATCGCGATTAGAGAAAACTCTCCGATAAACATTCTTTGGGCGGACATCAACGATAAAGGTGGAAAGGTTCTCGTCGAAATCCCCGACATCCGAGCCGAGGCGATTTTAAGGGCCTTCGAGCAAGAGGGGGTTAAGGTTGTTAAGAGACTTTTGATCGAGGTGAACGAAAGATGTATCAGCTGTGGGCACTGCGTGACCCTATGCCCAACCAAGGCGTTGCTACTCGACGAGTACTACACGTTGAAGGTGGATGAGGAAAACTGTGTTCAATGCAGGAGATGCGTTGACGCTTGTCCAATGCGGGCGATCACCTTACCCCCATGA
- a CDS encoding homocysteine biosynthesis protein translates to MSVKRTFEEVNEKIRRGDAVVVTAEEMVELVKSKGPEVAAKEVDVVTTGTFGAMCSSGAFLNFGHSDPPIKMEKITLNGVEAYHGNSAVDCYIGVTRMDPERPFEYGGGHVIEDLVAGKTIHLEATAYGTDCYPRRHVETDITIHDLNQAILCNPRNAYQRYVAATNGRDEVIYTYMGKLLPDYGNATYSGSGCLNPLSNDPDYETIGVGTRIFLGGGVGYVIGEGTQHDPKNGFGTLMVKGDLKQMNPKYLKGASFTKYGTSMYVGIGVPIPVLNVGLAAKTGVGDEEISTNLLDYGVPRRERPILKRTDYQELKSGKIVWEDREIPVEALSSLKIAREIALELKKWIEDGEFLLTKPVETLPLNVEFKPMKVTRELPTAGSVMIKAVTCEPDESLEEVASKLIEHNVNHIVVVKETELVGIVTSFDVTKAVALGKTRLEDIMTRKVVIAYPEEPVESCVQKMSRHDISALPVVDRRNRVMGIVTSEVISRLLRR, encoded by the coding sequence ATGTCGGTTAAGAGGACGTTTGAAGAAGTCAACGAGAAAATTAGACGCGGCGACGCCGTTGTGGTCACCGCCGAGGAGATGGTGGAGCTGGTGAAGTCGAAAGGACCTGAGGTAGCGGCCAAGGAAGTGGACGTGGTCACCACAGGAACCTTCGGAGCCATGTGTAGTTCCGGCGCCTTCCTAAACTTTGGGCACTCGGACCCACCGATTAAAATGGAGAAGATAACGTTAAACGGGGTTGAAGCGTACCATGGAAACAGCGCGGTTGACTGTTATATAGGAGTTACCCGAATGGACCCTGAAAGGCCCTTCGAGTACGGCGGGGGACATGTTATAGAGGACTTGGTGGCGGGAAAAACAATCCACTTGGAAGCCACTGCGTATGGAACCGACTGCTACCCACGAAGACATGTGGAAACGGACATCACCATCCACGACCTCAACCAAGCCATCTTGTGCAATCCGAGAAACGCGTATCAAAGATACGTCGCAGCTACGAATGGGAGAGATGAAGTCATCTACACCTACATGGGGAAGCTGCTTCCAGACTACGGCAACGCGACGTACTCTGGATCCGGCTGCCTCAACCCTCTTTCGAACGACCCAGACTATGAAACCATAGGAGTGGGTACGCGCATATTCCTAGGAGGAGGAGTGGGCTATGTGATCGGTGAGGGCACGCAACATGACCCGAAGAACGGCTTCGGAACCCTAATGGTGAAAGGCGACTTGAAGCAAATGAATCCGAAATACTTGAAGGGGGCCTCCTTCACCAAGTACGGCACCAGCATGTACGTGGGAATTGGTGTACCCATCCCCGTGTTGAACGTTGGGTTGGCCGCGAAGACCGGTGTCGGCGATGAAGAAATCTCAACCAACTTATTAGACTACGGGGTGCCGAGAAGGGAGAGGCCCATCTTGAAGCGGACTGACTATCAGGAGTTAAAATCTGGAAAAATAGTGTGGGAGGATAGGGAAATACCGGTTGAGGCTTTATCTAGCCTCAAAATCGCCCGAGAGATAGCTTTAGAATTGAAGAAGTGGATTGAGGACGGCGAGTTTCTTCTAACCAAACCTGTGGAAACCCTCCCTTTAAACGTGGAGTTCAAGCCCATGAAGGTCACCCGTGAGCTGCCCACCGCAGGCTCAGTCATGATTAAAGCCGTAACCTGCGAGCCCGACGAATCCCTCGAGGAGGTGGCGTCTAAGCTGATTGAACACAACGTGAACCACATCGTAGTGGTTAAGGAGACCGAGCTTGTAGGAATCGTCACCTCCTTTGACGTGACGAAGGCTGTAGCCTTAGGAAAAACTCGATTGGAGGACATAATGACGAGGAAAGTGGTTATAGCGTACCCTGAGGAGCCTGTTGAGTCATGCGTCCAGAAGATGAGCCGCCACGACATATCCGCTTTACCTGTGGTGGATAGGAGAAACAGGGTCATGGGCATCGTCACCAGCGAGGTTATAAGCCGACTTCTCAGGAGGTGA